The Vicia villosa cultivar HV-30 ecotype Madison, WI linkage group LG1, Vvil1.0, whole genome shotgun sequence genome includes a region encoding these proteins:
- the LOC131604593 gene encoding PLASMODESMATA CALLOSE-BINDING PROTEIN 3, translating to MAAAFALALLLFSLTAIPSSANWCVCKDGSDAVLQKTLDYACGAGADCNPLHQNAPCFQPNTVRAHCSYAVNSYFQKKGQAPGTCDFAGTATPVASDPSVSGCVFPSSASGAGTSTTTPSTGTTTPSMGTGTPSTSTGTGTSSGMGTGTGTGTGTSTGTGTGTTPYNTSPGVLGGIGTGMGPSGSGGMNDDSHGGNRLLDTSFLSIPLFSIFIMFW from the exons ATGGCTGCTGCTTTTGCTCTTGCCCTACTTCTCTTCTCCCTCACCGCCATTCCTTCAA GTGCTAATTGGTGTGTTTGCAAAGATGGAAGTGACGCAGTGTTGCAGAAAACCTTAGACTATGCTTGTGGAGCTGGAGCTGACTGTAACCCTCTCCATCAAAACGCACCTTGTTTCCAACCAAACACAGTCAGAGCTCACTGCAGCTACGCTGTGAATAGCTACTTCCAGAAGAAAGGTCAAGCACCAGGGACTTGTGACTTTGCAGGAACAGCTACTCCTGTTGCATCTGACCCAA GTGTTAGTGGCTGTGTCTTCCCTTCAAGTGCCAG TGGTGCAGGCACTAGCACAACAACCCCATCAACAGGCACCACTACACCCTCCATGGGAACCGGCACCCCTTCGACAAGTACCGGCACCGGCACCAGCAGTGGTATGGGCACAGGCACGGGCACGGGCACTGGTACCAGCACCGGCACCGGCACGGGTACTACTCCATACAACACATCACCTGGTGTGTTAGGAGGTATTGGAACTGGTATGGGGCCTTCTGGATCTGGAGGAATGAATGATGATAGTCATGGTGGGAATAGACTTTTGGACACTAGTTTCTTATCAATTCCACTTTTCTCTATTTTCATTATGTTTTGGTAG